CTCATAGAGAATAATTAGGAATTTCCTACAGTATAAGAACAAAGTAGGAAATAACAACTTAATTGAGTGGCACATATTCCACCTTCAGTCCTTGTCTCGCTTCAACGGGTACGGAGGCTTTTGGGTGGCTCGCTTCATCCACCCGATCTGAAAGAATCCCTTAGAGGGAATTAAAACGGGGTTTTGGTTGCCTGACACAATGAGTATTTCGTGGTGTTTCATCGTGCGGATTTCGTTGGCATTTAATAGGTTTTGTTCTCGGTATTGCTCGGTAGGGTCAAGAATATCTTTGCGTTGAGTAATGCGAGTTTTTCCAATGATCTTTTCAAAGAAAGCGGTGGTTTGGGGTCGCTCCCTGCGTAGGTAAGGAGGGTATGAAACCCGCCTTGGAGGGCTTGCGCGTAGTCGTGCCCATAGCGGGTGTTCAGTTGGGCAATGCTTTGAAGCACTATTGAAAGGCTGACTTTATAGCCTCGTATGGTGTTAGCGGTACTCACGAAATTAGGAATGGTGGAATGCCCGAACTCATCATACAGCACATACAACGGCAAGGTGTGGCGGTGGGGCATGGTTCGCATACTAGCATTGAACACTGAACGAAAAAATAAACTCGTCAAAAACCGTAGTACTCGGCGTGCTGGGGTGGCGTTATAAAGAAAATAGCGGTTTTCGTGTGGCGGATGTCTTCCAGTTGAAAACTGGAGCGGGCGGTAATACGGGCAATATTACTTTTTCCTGCGGGCTTTAAGGCAGTCAACGCATTGAGGATAAAACTTTGTACGCCTTCCTTATTGCCCGTAAGCACCCCTTGCCACTCATTCCAGAGTCGAGCGTCTTGGGGGTGGTGGGGGTCGACGGAATAGTGAGCCATAAAACGATCTAAACGGCTTCCATCCTCGCCGAAGTTCTGCAACAGGTAATAAAGATTGGCTAAATTGTTCCAGTTCGGATTTTCGTGGCTGGCATTCTTCAAGCACCCTAAAAACACCGAAACAAAGCGCTGAGCGCCACTCATCCAAAAATCATCACTTCCCTTACTGTTGGCTCCCCGCCCGGCTTTCATCAGTATTTCGGCGATTTGATCCAGTTCGACTCGTCCCGTGCTTCCTCCAGTGGGTTAAAGGTGTGCGAGTGGTCGGGATCGTCGGGATTAATCACGAGGAGGCGAAAGCCTCGGCTTGCCAGTTGGTGGCTCGTGGCTTCGTATACTTCCCCTTTGGGGTCGTTGATGATTAGGGAGCATAAATGCTTTGAGCGCTCCAGTACATTGGGGATAATGTAGCGGCTGGTTTTTCCTGCCCCTACCCGTGCAATGACACACACATTTTGAAAGCTCTCTTTTCGCCGAGTTTCAGGCTTCACCATCCAGCAGTAACCCTTTATGGCTCGCATTCATGCGGTCTTTGTATTCGCTCGGTGTGGCAAAGTTTGCCCCTTCGGTGCGGTTTAAGGTGCGTTGTTTAAACAGGAATACCCCCAGTGCAAACATACCCTTAAAAGGTAATAAAAAGATTTTCCAGTAATTCATAAACAGTCATAAAAAATAAAAGGATTCAAATGTAAGGCGTTAGGGTCTAACGTTTTGTTGTCCCCGTTGAAACGGGGGGTTTGTGTGTGGTGTGAGGGTAATAGTAGTGTGGAGTGTACGAGAAAACCCTTGTAAGACAAGCTCTAAACGGCGTTGAGTGGTGGCTACTAATGCCCGTATAGATCACGGCTTGGGTTTGTACCCTTGCCCGTGGTGGTGGGTTTGGCGGTCTTTGGCTTGTTGTTCTCGGCGTTCCTGCATTTGTTTTAAGCGCCGTTGTTGTTCTGCCTCCCAAGAATTAAAGTCGGTGGCATCGTTGAGAAGATCTTTCATACTGTCGAGCGTTTCCGCCACCATGCCACCTATAACCGTTTCCCTTAAAATTCGGTCGTTGGGGGTGTGCTGGTCGGTGTCGGTAGCCTTGGCGGTTGCCGTGTCTGACTGTACCGATACGCTACTATGTGCTTTTTTCGGGGTGTGGTGTTGGCTCATGCTGGCTCTCATGGTGGCGTCAAAAGTTGCCCACGGTTCCGCCAGTCCTAAAGTGGCAAAGCGGTATTTCTTGCCGTCTCGGTCTTGAATCCCTGCGTGCTTACCTCGTTGGTAAAAGGTAAAGCCTGCCTCATTCATGGACTCAGTAAAGGCTTGGGGAGTGGTGGAGGTGGAGAAAATAGCCTCAAGGGTAGCTTTGACTTCATCCCGTTTCGGGGTTTTTCCTGTTCGGCGTTTGAGTTCTGCCCCTTGGTTGGAAAGTCGGGCTTTGCTCTGCTTGGCTTCTTTCTGCTCTGCGGTAAGGTTGCCAAAGAAAACGGCTTTTTGGTTGAGTTCGGGGTAGTGGGTTAAAACATGGCGCTCTAGGTGGGTTTGTATCTCGCTAAACTGCTCTTTAGAAAGGCGTACCCGTCCGGTACTCTCGATCTGGTTGGAGCTAATCACTAAGTGAAAGTGTAAGTGTTCGGTGTGGTCGTCGTGAATCATTCCAAAGGCGAGTTGGTGGGGCGCTCTGGCTGAAAGATAACTTTTGACGATCTGAGCCAGTTTCTCTTTTTGCTCCTCAAGGCTCAAGTGGGTTTGGCGTTTGAGGCTAATAATTTCATGGTACAAGGAAACGCCATTTTTCTGGCTCTCAAGTGCTGGGCGTTCTCTTCAAACTCTCGCTTTAAACCTTCGGCGTGGCGCTCGGTGGTATTATGGTAGCAAGTGTATGATTCACTGCTTGCACCTTTTTGGATGTAGTCGATCAATTGGCTAAAGGTGGCTTTCTTTCGGCTCATGCTTTTAATGATCATGCTGTCGGTGTCTGGTAATACGCTAAAACAATATCTTCGAGTTTCTTAATCTCTCTGAGTAATCCATTTTCATCCGCTAGCCGTTTGATGGTGTTGGAGTGGTGGGCTATTTGATTAATGTTGTTTGCCACATTCCGAAAGATAAAGCGCATTTCTTGCATTTCGTGGAGTTGTTCAGGGGGTAAAAAGTGGGGCTTGCTGGTAGTAGGCAAGTGCCATATTTTTTATAAGGGTCGTTATTTTTACGCCTTCTTTGTTGGCTCTTTTTCAAACGCCTCGTATTCTTTTACGCTCAAGGTAAGGTTTACTTGCTTGGCGTGTTTTTTATACTCGGCTTTGTAGGCTTTTAAATAGGCTTTTCGGTTTTCTTTAATACTTGTTTCGTTGTTTTCGCTCATAGGTATTGTGCTAGCAAGGGGGGTTAGGGTTTCCAAAGGGACGGGGGGACTTTTCCCCCGTGTCCTTTTGGTGGGGGTTTTTCAAGGGGTCATACGCCCTTGAAGCGGGTCAAGGGTGCAACCCTGCAAGAGGCAATTCTGACGGAATACGGTGTACTTTGTACCCGTTTTCCTAGGAACTTGCAATCTCGCTATACAAGACAGTCGCAGTGTCTAGTTATAGTGGTTATTCCTAGGAATGCAAGAGGGGCAAGTGAAAAGGGGGTGAAGAAGTGGAGGTATGAGGAAAAAATGAGCCTGAAGAGTTAGTACTCTTCAGGCAGTAACAGGCAAATAGTCGCCCCGTCGTCAATGAGCCAAACCGGGGTTTGGTCGATGGTCAGTTTCTGGAGATAATCAAGGGGCTGAGTTTTGGCATTTTCAAAGTATATGGGTAATAAATATCCTAAAAGAGTTGAGCATAGTGGTAGTTATTCTCTGGGTTATTCTCATTCACGAGAGCTTGAACTCATGGAGTCATATAAGCAGGTTTTAGATAAAAATTAAAATCCTCTTTCAAACCACCTTCAGAAAAATTAGGCTGGCTCATTTCGCATTCAATACGATGTTGAAAAAATCAAGTGCTTTCATAGAAGAAAAATTAAGAAATAAAAGCCATTCTTTGAAAACGCCACAAGCGAAAAAAAGCAAGGTGGAGATTGCCCAAACAATACGACCTTGCTTTTTTAAGGTGGCGTTAGAATCAAAAGGGTTTTAAGTCTTAAAGGGTAAAAAATTGACTTTCAAATAAAAAAGCATAGACTCTAAGGTGTCACTTAGTAACACCTTTAAAGATTATGGAAACCACGATCAACACCACCCCTTCACGGGCGGGGGTAGGTACTACCTCCATTAAGCTCGGCAATCGTAAAGAAACCCTTGCACAGTTAGCCAAGTACAAGAAACGCTCTTTACACAGTTTGGTACTAGAAGCCGTCGATAACTACATGGAGCAAGAGCAAGCACGATTGGAATATGAAGCTCAAGCGGTGCGCTCATACGAGAATTTTCAAGCCACAGGATTACATCTCACCCTTGATGAGTTGGAGAGCTGGGCAAAAAATTTGAATAGTAAAAATCCGCAAAGTTTGCCGTTATGCCACACGTAATTTTATCACCTGAGGCACGCAACGATATTGAACGCTTTGCAAATTTTTTGATTGAAAATGAAGCCATTGAACAAGCTCAGCAAGTCTTTATGGTCATAGCGGAAGCCCTGCGGGTCTTGGAACATAGCCCACAAGCAGGGCGAGCCTATACCCTTGAAAAATTGCCTCATGCTCGTGAGTTGATTATTAAATACGGTAAAAGCGGGTATGTAGCATTGTATACCTTTGAAGCCGAAAGAAATTTAGTCATTATTCACGCTATTCGCCACCAAAGAGAGCTAGGCTACAAGTTCTGAACTCACTAAGGTTAAGAGGAATCTTTAAGAGCCTTTCAAGCGCTTGTAGGCGTCCTGTACTCGTTTAAATTCTTGTTCCATTGCCTCCCGTATCGTGGGGGGTTTACCCGTCCATTTGTCGGGGTGGAGGCGTTGGGATTCTCGGCGGTAGGCTTTCAGTAAATCGTCTTGCGTCCATCCCGTATGGAGTCCTAAAACCTCTTCAGGGGTTCGAGTGTCTGGCTCATGGGTTTGGGGTGGTTTTTGTTGGTGTTGCTCTCGGTGCTGGTGGTTTGCCTGTTCTTGTCGGTGTCTTCTGGCTTCTTCTTCCCTCTGGCGTTGCTGGTCGTCTCGTTGTTGGTGGCGGGTGGTCTGTTCCTGTTGGTGTTGCTGATGGTGTCGGGCTTGGGCTTCTTGTTGGCGTTTTCGCTCTTGTTCCTGTCTCAAGTAGGCTCGATCTCGCCCGAACTCTGCCAAACGCTCATACAAACGGGCAATAAGTCCAAACAAGGGCTGGATAAACGCCAACCCTAGCCCTACAAAAAAGCCGTTGAGCATAGCTTCATTGGAAAACAGCACAATGAAACAGCTCAACAACCATCCTCCGTAGACATACCAGAAAATAGGCATAAGCAAGCAGCTCCCCTTGGCATACTTCCAAAGTTTAAAGCCTGCCCCTGAGATGAAGCCAAGAAGTAAAGCAGGGAAAAAATCGGGAGGAAACCACAGAAAAAAGGTTTGCATGGGGAAAGTTTGGTGTTTGGAAAATACCCGCCATAATAGCCGTAAAGTGCTTTATTTTACGAGACTATGAGTGAACCTATGGTTTGGTATTCCTTTTCTGAGAAAGACGCTCAAAACGGTTTTGAGGCGGTTATAGAACAGGCTATGGAAGTACCTGTCATGATTACTCGTGAAAATCGTCCGCTCGTGTATGTTTTGAGTCCTCAAGCTCTCGAAGATCTCATTGATGGGTATTTAGCAAAAGAGGCAGAACGAGAGGGGTTCTTGAGTGTGGAGGAAACCGAAAAAGCGTTGAGTGCTTTTCGCTCAATAAAGGCAAAAGGAGATGACCAAACGAATGTTGGCAAACTCCCACCATGCCAGTAATCTTTTTTGCCACTCTCCCGCACCTTCACAAAAACCGCCAAAAAATGCCCGCCACGCCATTTTCTATGGGTGGGTGCTACCTGTATACCTAAATAGCTAGAAAACGCTTGCAAAGGCTAAATAAACGCTGAATCTTGAGGCTTGCGGGGTATGGGGTGCAACCCCATAAAAGCGATAGCGTAAAAACACACACAACAACAGCATTTTAAAAAGTTATTCACAGGCAAAAATGAAAATCTCCCTTTGTGTGTTTTATATATTTAACATCTTTAATACTTTAAGGGGTGCAGAAGGTATTGATTTCAAGCGGTTTTTCATATCGAACTATGGACAAAAACAGGGTGAACTATGGACAAAAACAGGGTGAACTATGGACAAAAACAGGGTGAACTATGGACAAAAACAGGGTGAACTATGGACAAAAACAGGGTGAACTATGGACAATACACGAAGTAAGACCATATATTGACAAAAATTTAGTTTGACTATATTGTAATTTAAGTATTTTTTCTTATGTGAATCATTGCTGTGTTTCCTCCTGATGAAGTCCAAAAAAATATAGTTTTACGGCGAAGTAATGAGCTAATAGAGGCTCGGTATAAGCTCAGTCTTGAAGAGCAAAGGCTTGTTTTACTTCTTTCAAGCTTGATTCATCCCGATGATGAAGATTTTAAAAGCTATGAAATTCGAGTGGCAGATTTTGCCAAAATGTTCAGTCTTGAAAAAAGAAAAGCCATTTACTCAGAAGTAGAAGCAGCTTCTGAAAGATTAACCAGAAGAAATATAGAGTTGAGTCGAGATGGGAAAAAAATCTATGCTGCTTGGCTTTCTTATGTTGAATATGTAGAAGGCTCTGGGGTAATAAGGGTTGAATTTCATAAATCACTAAAACCCTATTTACTCCAGCTTCATAAAAGCTTTACTCAATACAAACTCAATCATGTGATGAGCTTTAAAAGTTCGTACAGTATTCGATTGTATGAGCTTTTAAAAATGGAGGTTTGGAAGGCAGAAAAAGCCAATAAAAGTAGTTTTGAACGGGTTTTTACTTTAGAAGAGTATAGGGATTTACTCGGAATTAATAAAAAAGAATACTTGGTTTTTGCAGACTTTAGAAAACGAGTAATTGAGCCAACAGTCAAAGAGATTTCAGATAATACCGACCTCAATATTTTTGAGGTTCACTATATAAAAACAGGGCGAAAAATCACGGGGATTCACTTCATGGTTTTAATCCGTTCAGAGTCTGAAACCTCCGCACAGGTGGCACAGCTCCAGATAGGACAAGAACCAAAAGAAAAACCAGAGATTCACCCCGCTATTGAGTCTCTTATGAACTATGGCTTTACTTTTGAAGTGGCGAAAAACTACAAAAACAAGTATGGAGTCAAGCAGATAGAGCGAAATATTGCATATATGCTCGGAGAAGATAAAAAAGACCCTATTCACAATAAAGCAGGGTATTTAAGCAAGGCTATTCCTCAAGATTGGGGCAATGCGTTAGAGGTGGAAGAGCAGAAAAAGAAGGAACGAGAGGTACAGAAAAAAGCTGAAGAAGAGAGAAAACAACAAGAAGAGCTAGAGGAAAAAAAGAAGATAGAAGCGGAGAAAGCAGACCGAAAGAAGGTGCTAGATGAGTTTTTTGCTCTCTCTGAAAAAATGCGGGGCTATGTACAAGCTGAGTATGAAGCCCACTTGAGAGAAACTAAAGCCTTTGAAGCCATTGTGAAGCGGTGGCAGATGATCAAAAATGAAAAAGAAATGCTTCTTGTGGATAATGTGGGATGGGGATTTTATAGGTTTATTGTGGAAAATAAATTTCTTTGAAAAGCGAATTAGAAAAGCCCTACTCACTTGAGTAGGGTTTAAAAGCATTTAACAGATCAAAATCCTTGTACTTCACGATAAGCAACCCAAGACGGCGAACTATGAACAGTGATTGCTATTTCACTAATAGGATAATTAGTAGTACTTAAATCAACTTCTATATCTTGATTATTCCTCCAAACAGCAGAGGCAGTTTCACGACTTACCCAGCCGTTCATAGTGTCATAGGTCTGAACTTCATAACTCACTGATCCCTCTGGAGTCATTTCGGGACGAATAAGCAATTTTTTAAGTGTGACAGGTGCAGGCAGAGTAATATTTACTATACCAGAGTAGGTACATAAATTATGTCCTGTTTCGAGGTTACCATCTGTAATGACTTTAGCTTCTTGAGATAAAGTACCACAAGTTCCAGTTGATGTTACGGTACTACCTTTTAAAAGATTATTCGGATATATACCTCTGTTAACTGCATTTGCAGCCATGTAAACAAAGTCTTCAAATAAATCAACAAATCTTCTTTGTTTTAAATCTGATAAGGTTACACCTTGTTGATCAATAATAGTATCAACAACAAAATTAGAAAGATAAGTAGCGGTTATACTATGTTGTAAATTAGAATCTGGAATGTTGAAAGGATTATATGACCCAGTATCTACAGCTCCCAATGTAGGAGAAAGTAGCGAAAAATTACAAAAATCATTAGAGCATCTTGGTGTAGTTCTACTCCAAGATTTTTGGGATGGTAAAGTAGTTAGATCTTTATTCATATATGATGGATATAAAGCTCTATCACCAGCTTGGGTAAGGTTCAAGTTATTAGCTGAAAACTCAGAGGTATTTGCAATATTAACAATCAGAATTTTTTTTCTTATGTCATTTCCATATTTAGAAACAAGCTTTGCATAGGCTAAATTAGCCAACAAATTTCCTTGTGAGTGTGCTATTACTACAGCAGAACCCGACTGATCATAATTATCAATCTTTGCATAGAGTTCTTTAGCAGCATTTTTGGTGCGCTGCATATCTGTATCAGTTATTATAGGAGCAACTGTTTCCAATGAATTGTTTCCTGGTGTCATATCATCAAGATAGGATACAATTCTATTTGCTGCTTCTTTGTCCACTGATGAATCAGTATTATATGGGGCTAAGATTTTACGAAAATCATCAGAAAAATGTTCTTCTGCTGTTTTTAAAAGAAATAACTCACCCAAGTCTTCGGTAAGATCACTCCCCTCAACATAACCTAACGAATTTAAATTGGCGTAAAAACCAACAGGATTCCATATTCCCGATATTTTGAAATTTATTTTCTTATCTAGATCAGAGTGATTTTCAGACTTGACAAGTATAGACTTAATTGTATCAACTGTTTCTTGATGTTGAGCATATGTATTTTGTATACCGTTAATATATATAATATTATTCGTTTTAGAAAAACATACAGTTGGAAAAAATAATGTAATAATTACTATATACTTTCTAAATAGAATCATTATTGACACTCCTCATCACTAGGTAAAACTTCTATACCACTCAATGTATCAGCATACGCTACACCACGAGATGGTGTATTAAGATTTTTTCTAGTTATAACGTCAAGTTCAGCAGCTTTTATAGTTTTTGCTTTTAAGGCACACGAAATTAACTTTTTATAATTACCCACAGTTTCTTCAGAAGGATTCGTTATCATTTTTTGTTCACTTGAAATGATATTGAAAACAGTTGTATATTTTGCTTCATTTCCACCAAATTCTTGAGCAATTTTTCTCTCTACATCATCCCTTACACCATTAGTATTTATATCAACCCCTTGAATACTGGCATTATTAACTGTTGCATCTGGTTCAGGTGGTACAACAATTCCGTTAATAGTTTCTGGAGTGGGAGTCGGCGTAGGAGTTGGAACAGGAGTCGGCGTAGGAGTTGGAACAGGAGTCGGCGTAGGAGTTGGAACAGGAGTCGGCGTAGGAGTTGGAACAGGAGTCGGCGTAGGAGTTGGAACAGGAGTCGGCGTAGGTGTAGTTATATTAGTACTACCACCACCTCCACCACAGGCACTTAAAAGCAACGCAGCACTTAGGCTAACAGCAAGCAAGGATTTTGTACGCATAGGGTTTGACTAGAAAATTAATAATGTATTTCCATCATCCCTAAACTGTATATAAAGTCAACACTTTAGGGAAAATTCCTCCAAAACTTCCACCAGACACGACTCTGAGATGGTTGTGTTTTTGGTGCTTCCAGCATCTTCACACTTTCCGTCAATTTCTCAATCTGCCCTCGTTGCCATGCTTCTCGCTCTAAGTAGGTGCGTTCTCGTTCCTTTGCTTCTCTCAATGACTCTTCAAGCAGGCGTATTTTGTCCGCTTGAGCTTGGAAAAGTGGGGTGTTTGCGAGTGTCTCCGTGTTGTCTCTTGGCGTACTCGTGGACAGTCTTGGACTGTCTCCGAAAACTCGTAAGAGTTCCGCAAGGTCTACTTTTCCGTTGGGGAGTCGAGACAACTCACCACTCGAAAATTTCTTATAAAGCGTGCTCCGACCCATCTTAAAACGCTCAAGCGTTTCTTTAATACTGAGTTCCATAGATACCAATAGATAGGGATTTTTTAAGTGTCTCTCGCTTTGTCTCTTAGCGTACTCGTAGACAAAAAGGAGACATACCATAGACACTATAGAGAAAAATGAAAATCCCACAAGACAGGATTTTTTAAAATCGTGTCTTGTGGGATTTCTAGGGGGTGGAGGGGGAAAATTCCCCCTCTAGGGAGAATAAAGGAAACCTACAAACGGGAGATTTGAGCGTACTGAGGTATAACCACAAGCTAGAGCAATAAATCGGTGAGTTGTACGACTTCTAACGCTTTGACACTGCGGATTCTCTGGTCATTGGTAATGAAAAAATCACACTGGTTTTCTAGTGCGGTCGCTATATGCAACGCATCGGGGGTTCTCAATCCTTGTGAGCCTCCAAGCTGGGCGGCATTTACAAAGGTCGCTTGCGTCAATCCTAAGAGGGTGATTTTCTCCGACTGAATCAAAAGGCTCTGGTAATCCTCTATGAGTTCATCAAACCCATCTCGGTAGGGCTTAATCAAGAGTTCTGTTAGGGTAAAATGACTCGTACAAACCACCAACATTTCTTGGTCAATGAGATCAAAGAGGGGTTTCACCACTTCCGAAAAGTCGGGGTGTCCTTCTACAAAGTAAATAAACGGGTTCGTGTCAATGTAGACTCGCTTGCCTCGTAGTCGTGCCAGCTTCATGGTTATCTGTCCCATTCGTCCCGAAGATCAGAAATAAACTGATCAGCTTCTTGAGCACTCGCAAAACAATGCTGTTTCCGTTTCTTGGTATAGCCTGAATACTGAAAAATACTCGGTTTATCCCGTTTGATGGTTACGGGACGCATGAGTACGCCTTCCGGTGTGAGTAGGTACTCAATATAACTATCTGGCTTCAGATGCAGGTTTAAAACCACTTCTTTCGGGAGCGTAATTTGGTGTTTGTCCCGTACTCGTATCATGGGCATAGTCGGACTCATAGAGAATAATTAGGAATTTCCTACAGTATAAGAACAAAGTAGGAAATAACAACTTAATTGAGTGGCACATATTCCACCTTCTGTCCTTGTCTCGTTTCAACGGGTACGGGAGGCTTTTGGGTGGCTCGCTTCATCCACCCGACTTGAAAGAATCCCTTAGAGGGAATTAAAACGGGGTTTTGGTTGCCTGACACAATGAGTATTTCGTGGTGTTTCATCGTGCGGATTTCGTTGGCATTTAATAGGTTTTGTTCTCGGTATTGCTCGGTAGGGTCAAGAATATCTTTGCGTTGAGTAATGCGAGTTTTTCCAATGATCTTTTCAAAGAAAGCGGTGGTTTGGGGGTCGCTCCCTGCGTAGGTAAGGAGGGTATGAAACCCGCCTTGGAGGGCTTGCGCGTAGTCGTGCCCATAGCGGGTGTTCAGTTGGGCAATGCTTTGAAGCACTATTGAAAGGCTGACTTTATAGCCTCGTATGGTGTTAGCGGTACTCACGAAATTAGGAATGGTGGAATGCCCGAACTCATCATACAGCACATACAACGGCAAGGTGTGGCGGTGGGGCATGGTTCGCATACTAGCATTGAACACTGAACGAAAAAATAAACTCGTCAAAAAACCGTAGTACTCGGCGTGCTGGGGTGGCGTTATAAAGAAAATAGCGGTTTTCGTGTGGCGGATGTCTTCCAGTTGAAAACTGGAGCGGGCGGTAATACGGGCAATATTACTTTTTCCTGCGGGCTTTAAGGCAGTCAACGCATTGAGGATAAAACTTTGTACGCCTTCCTTATTGCCCGTAAGCACCCCTTGCCACTCATTCCAGAGTCGAGCGTCTTGGGGGTGGTGGGGGTCGACGGAATAGTGAGCCATAAAACGATCTAAACGGCTTCCATCCTCGCCGAAGTTCTGCAACAGGTAATAAAGATTGGCTAAATTGTTCCAGTTCGGATTTTCGTGGCTGGCATTCTTCAAGCACCCTAAAAACACCGAAACAAAGCGCTGAGCGCCACTCATCCAAAAATCATCACTTCCCTTACTGTTGGCTCCCCGCCCGGCTTTCATCAGTATTTCGGCGATTTGATCCAGTTCGATCTCGTCCCGTGCTTCCTCCAGTGGGTTAAAGGTGTGCGAGTGGTCGGGATCGTCGGGATTAATCACGAGGAGGCGAAAGCCTCGGCTTGCCAGTTGGTGGCTCGTGGCTTCGTATACTTCCCCTTTGGGGTCGTTGATGATTAGGGAGCATAAATGCTTTGAGCGCTCCAGTACATTGGGGATAATGTAGCGGCTGGTTTTTCCTGCCCCTACCCGTGCAATGACACACACATTTTGAAAGCTCTCTTTTTCGCCGAGTTTCAAGGCTTCACCATCCAGCAGTAACCCTTTATGGCTCGCATTCATGCGGTCTTTGTATTCGCTCGGTGTGGCAAAGTTTGCCCCTTCGGTGCGGTTTAAGGTGCGTTGTTTAAACAGGAATACCCCCAGTGCAAACATACCCTTAAAAGGTAATAAAAAGATTTTCCAGTAATTCATAAACAGTCATAAAAAATAAAAGGATTCAAATGTAAGGCGTTAGGGGTCTAACGCCTTGTTGTCCCCCGTTGAAA
This is a stretch of genomic DNA from Thiofilum sp.. It encodes these proteins:
- a CDS encoding type IV secretory system conjugative DNA transfer family protein, translating into MNYWKIFLLPFKGMFALGVFLFKQRTLNRTEGANFATPSEYKDRMNASHKGLLLDGEALKLGEKESFQNVCVIARVGAGKTSRYIIPNVLERSKHLCSLIINDPKGEVYEATSHQLASRGFRLLVINPDDPDHSHTFNPLEEARDEIELDQIAEILMKAGRGANSKGSDDFWMSGAQRFVSVFLGCLKNASHENPNWNNLANLYYLLQNFGEDGSRLDRFMAHYSVDPHHPQDARLWNEWQGVLTGNKEGVQSFILNALTALKPAGKSNIARITARSSFQLEDIRHTKTAIFFITPPQHAEYYGFLTSLFFRSVFNASMRTMPHRHTLPLYVLYDEFGHSTIPNFVSTANTIRGYKVSLSIVLQSIAQLNTRYGHDYAQALQGGFHTLLTYAGSDPQTTAFFEKIIGKTRITQRKDILDPTEQYREQNLLNANEIRTMKHHEILIVSGNQNPVLIPSKGFFQVGWMKRATQKPPVPVETRQGQKVEYVPLN
- the mobC gene encoding plasmid mobilization relaxosome protein MobC, which codes for MPTTSKPHFLPPEQLHEMQEMRFIFRNVANNINQIAHHSNTIKRLADENGLLREIKKLEDIVLAYYQTPTA
- a CDS encoding CopG family transcriptional regulator — protein: METTINTTPSRAGVGTTSIKLGNRKETLAQLAKYKKRSLHSLVLEAVDNYMEQEQARLEYEAQAVRSYENFQATGLHLTLDELESWAKNLNSKNPQSLPLCHT
- a CDS encoding replication initiation protein, which encodes MFPPDEVQKNIVLRRSNELIEARYKLSLEEQRLVLLLSSLIHPDDEDFKSYEIRVADFAKMFSLEKRKAIYSEVEAASERLTRRNIELSRDGKKIYAAWLSYVEYVEGSGVIRVEFHKSLKPYLLQLHKSFTQYKLNHVMSFKSSYSIRLYELLKMEVWKAEKANKSSFERVFTLEEYRDLLGINKKEYLVFADFRKRVIEPTVKEISDNTDLNIFEVHYIKTGRKITGIHFMVLIRSESETSAQVAQLQIGQEPKEKPEIHPAIESLMNYGFTFEVAKNYKNKYGVKQIERNIAYMLGEDKKDPIHNKAGYLSKAIPQDWGNALEVEEQKKKEREVQKKAEEERKQQEELEEKKKIEAEKADRKKVLDEFFALSEKMRGYVQAEYEAHLRETKAFEAIVKRWQMIKNEKEMLLVDNVGWGFYRFIVENKFL
- a CDS encoding J domain-containing protein, with product MPIFWYVYGGWLLSCFIVLFSNEAMLNGFFVGLGLAFIQPLFGLIARLYERLAEFGRDRAYLRQEQERKRQQEAQARHHQQHQQEQTTRHQQRDDQQRQREEEARRHRQEQANHQHREQHQQKPPQTHEPDTRTPEEVLGLHTGWTQDDLLKAYRRESQRLHPDKWTGKPPTIREAMEQEFKRVQDAYKRLKGS
- a CDS encoding type II toxin-antitoxin system RelE/ParE family toxin; the protein is MPHVILSPEARNDIERFANFLIENEAIEQAQQVFMVIAEALRVLEHSPQAGRAYTLEKLPHARELIIKYGKSGYVALYTFEAERNLVIIHAIRHQRELGYKF
- a CDS encoding relaxase/mobilization nuclease domain-containing protein, translated to MYHEIISLKRQTHLSLEEQKEKLAQIVKSYLSARAPHQLAFGMIHDDHTEHLHFHLVISSNQIESTGRVRLSKEQFSEIQTHLERHVLTHYPELNQKAVFFGNLTAEQKEAKQSKARLSNQGAELKRRTGKTPKRDEVKATLEAIFSTSTTPQAFTESMNEAGFTFYQRGKHAGIQDRDGKKYRFATLGLAEPWATFDATMRASMSQHHTPKKAHSSVSVQSDTATAKATDTDQHTPNDRILRETVIGGMVAETLDSMKDLLNDATDFNSWEAEQQRRLKQMQERREQQAKDRQTHHHGQGYKPKP
- a CDS encoding type II toxin-antitoxin system VapC family toxin; protein product: MKLARLRGKRVYIDTNPFIYFVEGHPDFSEVVKPLFDLIDQEMLVVCTSHFTLTELLIKPYRDGFDELIEDYQSLLIQSEKITLLGLTQATFVNAAQLGGSQGLRTPDALHIATALENQCDFFITNDQRIRSVKALEVVQLTDLLL